The Pochonia chlamydosporia 170 chromosome 1, whole genome shotgun sequence genome window below encodes:
- a CDS encoding NADPH-dependent FMN reductase domain-containing protein, with protein sequence MAPKIAIVFYSMYGHIRQLAEAEKKGIEKAGGTVDLYQIPETLPEEVLGKMHAPPKPTDIPVLDDPATLTKYDGFLLGIPTRYGNFPGQWKAFWDKTGGIWGSGGYYGKYAGVFVSSGTPGGGQESTAIAAMSTLAHHGIIYVPLGYAKAFPLLTNISEVRGGSPWGAGTFAGADGSRQPSALELELATIQGENFYHTVAKASG encoded by the exons ATGGCTCCGAAGATTGCTATAGTATTT TACTCGATGTATGGCCATATTCGGCAGCTCGCtgaggccgagaagaagggcatTGAAAAAGCTGGCGGGACAGTCGACTTATATCAGATCCCCGAGACGCTCCCTGAAGAAGTTTTGGGTAAAATGCACGCTCCACCAAAGCCAACTGACATTCCTGTTCTTGACGATCCTGCTACTTTAACTAAATATGACGGCTTCCTTCTCGGCATTCCCACTCGATATGGCAACTTTCCTGGCCAGTGGAAG GCATTTTGGGACAAGACAGGTGGAATTTGGGGCTCTGGTGGCTACTATGGAAAGTACGCTGGAGTTTTCGTCTCTAGTGGCACCCCTGGTGGTGGCCAGGAATCAACGGCAATTGCAGCAATGTCAACTCTTGCTCACCACGGAATTATCTATGTGCCCCTTGGATACGCCAAGGCTTTCCCTCTGTTGACAAACATCTCAGAGGTCCGCGGTGGAAGCCCTTGGGGTGCGGGTACCTTCGCTGGCGCTGATGGTTCACGGCAGCCATCGGctcttgagcttgagcttgccacAATCCAGGGCGAAAACTTCTACCACACTGTTGCTAAAGCCTCTGGCTGA
- a CDS encoding growth arrest and DNA-damage-inducible proteins-interacting protein 1 domain-containing protein translates to MRPLDPAIPRSTPNNAACGQFYRRAITSKSLTFVIVIAAIAVFGLVSVLVVVFVRIRRRRSSSQGQDADTGGQWPVLRVLGRTRFGRQRYEQTSSNNPDSEARIHQLQPTTPPARGARSRLRWSQQSGATATPATRIGATVDRNTSIRSVMTLPAYRPTAGNNEQVLGREGDRDGVDVIVDFPTAEEEEALREEEMEAIYQIRVARREQIAERDDLRRQRREARDRGDSDALAQARARSRAASNNSNFDELRQEVSRIQDQRQRSVSSVSYADLGVARHDGTRLRANSNESERMGLLSDAASIAISTRSELRSPGLHRRDRSASSLVSVDSEMLPDSLTRAHGPSPSTTPRLSSGELAAGSSPDLAESDLGAEPTPPPEYEEVSLEDDAGEFARSTTPLNGPPPDYSGPGRRISQTEDTRTGYIDATAADQGMTHTSQRPSRGVGGIPQLPSLRISSLPAIVIQSTNEDSPGRSD, encoded by the exons ATGCGTCCCCTCGATCCAGCAATCCCGCGATCAACCCCCAACAACGCAGCCTGTGGACAGTTTTACCGTCGAGCTATAACCAGCAAAAGTTTAACATTTGTT ATTGTAATAGCCGCCATAGCCGTATTTGGTCTTGTGTCggttctcgtcgtcgtctttgtcaGAATACGCCGTCGTCGCAGCTCCTCCCAGGGCCAAGATGCGGACACTGGTGGGCAGTGGCCGGTTCTCCGCGTTTTAGGGCGGACGCGATTTGGCCGGCAGAGATACGAACAAACCTCTAGCAACAATCCTGACAGCGAAGCTCGCATTCACCAACTACAACCAACGACGCCGCCCGCAAGGGGTGCGAGGAGCCGACTGCGATGGTCACAGCAATCTGGGGCCACAGCAACACCTGCAACGCGGATTGGGGCCACCGTCGACCGAAACACTTCTATACGCTCTGTCATGACATTACCCGCGTACCGTCCCACGGCCGGTAATAATGAACAAGTTCTTGGAAGAGAAGGCGACAGAGATGGGGTTGACGTTATCGTTGACTTTCCTACAgctgaagaggaggaagcccTACgagaggaagaaatggaagccATTTACCAAATACGAGTTGCCAGGCGCGAACAGATCGCAGAACGTGACGATCTGAGGCGACAGCGTCGCGAAGCTCGAGATCGAGGAGACAGCGATGCCTTGGCCCAAGCGAGAGCCCGGTCTCGCGCTGctagcaacaacagcaacttTGACGAACTCCGCCAGGAGGTTAGTCGTATTCAAGACCAGCGACAAAGATCTGTCTCTAGCGTGTCGTACGCAGATTTGGGTGTCGCGAGGCACGATGGGACTCGTCTAAGGGCAAATAGTAATGAAAGTGAACGCATGGGGCTACTCTCCGACGCTGCCAGCATCGCAATTTCAACTCGATCTGAGCTTCGTTCCCCGGGCCTGCATCGGCGAGATCGAAGTGCAAGCTCTCTAGTCAGTGTTGATAGCGAAATGCTTCCGGATTCGTTGACCAGGGCACACGGGCCTTCACCAtctacaacaccaagatTATCAAGCGGAGAATTGGCAGCCGGATCCAGCCCAGATTTGGCAGAGTCCGATCTGGGAGCGGAgccaactcctccaccagaGTATGAAGAAGTGTCTCTTGAAGATGATGCGGGCGAATTCGCCAGGTCGACGACACCGTTGAACGGACCCCCGCCAGATTACTCTGGACCTGGCCGACGCATCTCGCAAACCGAAGACACAAGGACGGGATATATTGATGCAACTGCCGCAGATCAAGGAATGACCCACACATCACAACGACCATCTAGAGGCGTTGGAGGAATACCTCAGTTGCCGAGCCTACGCATTTCTTCGCTTCCGGCTATTGTGATACAGTCAACGAACGAAGACTCGCCCGGACGTAGTGATTAA
- a CDS encoding RNA recognition motif-containing protein (similar to Metarhizium robertsii ARSEF 23 XP_007816753.2), with protein sequence MTAQVGEENVATLFGDIHYFYGSEDVRPRHHRFDKGSYVYLFENAHDRRCRIEIANQPGTDDQDAFDGFLDQTRVRYSYKQHCTVSLTVAESVHHNEWHLPTYDPRNEDKYHYKLHSLDIYFWTQKDALQFINGVRRVLPPTQVEVLDEPSPSQPMSMSPVVQQLEKAAISDSLYGPSPIPPSSHTASQDPVADGASTSSLTEMSQLPPPPPPPPASFTPMAYNPAAPAAPEAIKHREKTPPPDEDPLNPLAVAVAHDYQKQPFTPGFPPQSQFPLGLSSPGLPPNSINSPSVPSHLAGPPKQPGILRAATMPTSTLATSGLPYSPGFAPPPPPQPTTHLPGNHSTAALRPGGFSNYTYAPQRAARQEGEDYSIHQQLYRPTEVESNTSNPHPYQPKAESRGRLEENAGRLERGVSGMFKKFEKKFG encoded by the exons ATGACAGCACAGGTCGGCGAGGAGAATGTAGCTACTCT ATTCGGAGATATACACTACTTCTATGGGTCGGAAGATGTCCGGCCTAGACATCATCGCTTTGACAAGGGCTCATACGTCTACCTTTTTGAAAATGCTCATGACAGGAGATGCCGTATAGAGATAGCCAACCAACCCGGAACTGACGATCAGGATGCTTTTGATGGGT TTCTAGATCAAACCCGCGTGCGATACTCTTACAAACAACACTGCACTGTATCACTGACTGTGGCTGAATCCGTGCATCACAATGAGTGGCATTTGCCAACCTATGATCCGAGAAATGAGGACAAGTATCATTACAAGTTGCACTCACTCGACATATACTTTTGGACACAAAAAGACGCCTTGCAATTCATCAACGGAGTGAGAAGAGTTTTGCCGCCTACACAGGTGGAGGTGTTGGACGAACCTAGCCCTTCGCAACCGATGAGTATGAGTCCAGTGGTCCAACAGCTTGAGAAAGCAGCGATTTCCGATTCCTTATACGGCCCTTCTCCTATACCGCCGTCGTCGCATACTGCGTCTCAAGATCCGGTAGCTGACGGAGCTTCGACATCCTCACTCACTGAGATGAGCCAACTTCCACCTCCCCCACCACCTCCGCCAGCAAGTTTTACGCCCATGGCATATAATCCTGCGGCTCCAGCGGCACCAGAAGCGATAAAGCATCGCGAGAAGACGCCACCACCAGATGAAGATCCACTGAACCCCTTGGCGGTGGCGGTTGCTCACGATTACCAAAAACAACCTTTTACGCCGGGCTTTCCTCCGCAGTCACAATTTCCGCTTGGATTGAGCAGCCCTGGGCTACCGCCGAATTCCATCAACAGTCCCAGCGTGCCATCTCACTTGGCTGGTCCTCCTAAACAGCCAGGTATTCTGAGAGCTGCAACAATGCCTACTAGCACATTGGCTACTTCAGGATTACCTTACTCACCGGGCTTTGcgccgccacctcctcctcagccaacaacacaccTCCCCGGGAATCATAGTACGGCTGCCCTTCGTCCCGGTGGCTTTTCCAACTACACATACGCCCCCCAAAGGGCTGCAAGGCAAGAAGGGGAAGACTATTCCATACATCAACAATTGTATCGGCCGACGGAGGTCGAGTCCAACACAAGTAATCCCCATCCGTACCAACCAAAGGCAGAATCACGGGGAAGGTTAGAAGAAAACGCTGGACGCCTGGAGAGAGGTGTGTCTGGAATGTTCAAGAAATTTGAGAAGAAGTTTGGCTAG
- a CDS encoding DNA-directed polymerase kappa (similar to Coccidioides immitis RS XP_001240956.1) — protein MSDGQSLGPCREGQSSPSESDRRFTTLKYQLLGPSLTKAGQERVDQSKVSEVIYSASKGSKFFNREEARDRLLTEKIEQILTRKRQLEQQDLSQELKHADRVVHDMELSRDLSQHIVHVDCDAFYAAVEQLERPELKDVPFAVGGGVLTTCNYAARQFGCRSGMAGFVAKKLCPSLILIKPNFPKYTAKAQEIREILANYDPRFESASIDEAYLNITEFCHEKAMTPTAAIQQMRQEIYEKTDITVSAGIAANTKLAKICSNMNKPNGQYVLPADRTSIMAFMRDLPTRKVNGVGRVLERELLEIGVRTCGEIYEHRKYLNLLFGEKTFEFLIACYLGIGRTRVQPAEEYERKSVGTESTFREMSDIVKMKEKLRSTAEELEKDMKRAECRGRTLCLKVKLHTFEVLTRQVVPPRSVNSADDLYNFSLPILVKLKQEMPNMKLRLMGLRCSNLISTKKPDTMAFFGLKRCETDVAEGQLQLEQNQDTQINDETLALAGLVAEDGLLCGSSVQPGGNQNSTETCFSRHGKEIVPNPQTDGTRKAEKLWDCPVCLRPQGADEKAFNNHIDLCLSRQTIRDAIQHQIPDKGEAVQPVQPELKRQRLNDRKRGRGSQGDPKQKRLSFA, from the exons ATGTCGGACGGCCAGAGTCTGGGACCGTGTCGAGAGGGCCAATCCAGTCCGTCGGAATCAGACAGGAGATTTACAACCCTTAAATATCAACTATTGGGCCCTTCATTGACCAAGGCCGGTCAAGAGAGAGTGGACCAGAGCAAA GTTTCCGAAGTTATCTACAGCGCATCCAAAGGCTCGAAATTTTTTAATAGGGAGGAGGCCAGGGATCGACTTTTGACGGAGAAGATCGAACAAATTCTCACAAGAAAACGTCAACTTGAACAACAGGACCTTTCACAGGAACTGAAACATGCCGATCGCGTCGTGCACGACATGGAGCTATCGAGAGATCTTAGCCAACATATCGTCCACGTTGACTGCGACGCCTTTTATGCTGCTGTCGAGCAATTGGAACGCCCGGAGCTCAAGGATGTTCCATTTGCTGTTGGCGGTGGAGTCTTGACAACATGTAACTATGCCGCAAGACAATTTGGGTGTCGATCCGGCATGGCCGGCTTCGTAGCAAAAAAGCTATGCCCGTCTCTAATTCTTATCAAACCAAACTTCCCAAAATACACTGCCAAAGCCCAGGAAATTCGAGAAATCCTTGCAAACTATGACCCACGATTTGAAAGTGCCAGCATCGACGAAGCGTACCTTAACATAACTGAATTCTGCCACGAAAAAGCTATGACCCCAACCGCTGCCATTCAACAGATGAGGCAAGAGATTTACGAGAAGACGGATATAACAGTGTCAGCCGGTATTGCCGCAAATACGAAACTAGCAAAGATTTGCTCAAATATGAACAAACCAAATGGCCAATACGTCCTACCAGCGGATCGAACGTCGATCATGGCATTTATGAGAGATCTACCAACAAGGAAAGTAAACGGTGTAGGCCGCGTTCTTGAGCGCGAGCTTTTGGAAATCGGTGTGAGGACATGTGGCGAAATCTATGAACATAGGAAATATCTGAACCTGTTGTTCGGAGAGAAGACCTTTGAGTTCCTCATTGCCTGTTATCTTGGTATCGGTCGCACTAGGGTGCAGCCTGCTGAGGAGTATGAGCGCAAGAGTGTTGGGACTGAAAGCACTTTTCGAGAAATGTCCGACAtagtgaagatgaaggaaaaGTTGAGATCGACTgcagaagagctggagaaAGATATGAAACGAGCCGAGTGTAGAGGACGAACGCTCTGTCTCAAGGTCAAATTGCATACATTCGAGGTTCTCACCAGACAGGTCGTGCCGCCTCGATCCGTAAACTCGGCTGACGACTTGTACAATTTCTCGCTGCCAATTCTCGTCAAGCTCAAGCAAGAGATGCCAAATATGAAACTACGGCTAATGGGACTGCGTTGTTCAAATCTTATTAGCACCAAAAAGCCAGACACAATGGCCTTTTTTGGTCTGAAAAGATGCGAAACAGACGTCGCGGAGGGCCAGCTTCAACTAGAGCAAAACCAAGACACCCAGATCAACGATGAGACGCTTGCATTAGCAGGTCTAGTAGCCGAAGACGGTCTGCTGTGCGGAAGCTCAGTGCAGCCAGGCGGCAATCAAAACTCGACGGAGACATGCTTCAGTAGACATGGGAAGGAGATAGTGCCCAATCCTCAGACGGACGGGACAAGGAAGGCAGAGAAGTTGTGGGACTGCCCTGTCTGTTTGCGACCTCAGGGGGCCGATGAAAAAGCATTTAACAATCACATTGACCTTTGTTTATCACGGCAAACTATACGAGATGCTATTCAGCACCAGATTCCCGATAAAGGAGAGGCGGTTCAACCTGTTCAACCCGAGCTCAAGCGGCAACGCTTGAACGACAGGAAAAGGGGAAGGGGTTCCCAAGGAGATCCAAAGCAGAAAAGGCTATCATTTGCATGA
- a CDS encoding Peptidyl-prolyl cis-trans isomerase, FKBP-type (similar to Metarhizium robertsii ARSEF 23 XP_007816751.2) — MKSTALLSVLTCIACGLVAAEDLKIDVTHSVQCDRKTQKGDKVHMHYKGTLGGSGTKFDASYDRNEPLSFTLGAGQVIAGWDQGLLDMCVGEKRTLTIPPELGYGERGIGPIPPGATLIFETELVDIEGVSPPEDENKKEADTEAHGGKAGEKVASVISEATEAARTLMADTDDAQGHEEL, encoded by the exons ATGAAGTCTACTGCATTATTGTCAGTTTTGACTTGCATTGCTTGTGGCCTCGTTGCTGCCGAGGACCTCAAGATTGACGTGACACATTCAGTTCAGTGTGACCGCAAGACGCAAAAAGGCGATAAAGTACACATGCATTACAAAGGCACACTAGGAGGCTCAGGAACCAAATTCGATGCTA GTTACGACAGAAACGAGCCGCTCTCCTTCACCTTGGGAGCAGGACAAGTCATTGCAGG CTGGGACCAAGGTCTTCTCGACATGTGTGTTGGAGAAAAGCG AACACTGACCATTCCACCTGAACTTGGCTACGGCGAACGTGGCATTGGCCCCATCCCCCCCGGTGCAACTCTCA TCTTCGAAACTGAACTCGTAGACATTGAAGGTGTTTCTCCACCGGAAGATGAGAACAAAAAGGAAGCAGACACCGAGGCTCATGGCGGAAAAGCCGGCGAAAAGGTAGCTAGTGTCATATCAGAAGCTACTGAGGCTGCTAGAACGTTGATGGCTGATACTGATGACGCACAGGGCCATGAGGAGTTGTAA
- a CDS encoding RPEL repeat protein (similar to Metarhizium robertsii ARSEF 23 XP_007816750.1), with protein sequence MSESEEQKPQQVDETPISPIRPDAARKNSLENHLMHRPNRTELVESGIFHNRTKNLNIFRTENILPASSAAPGLLAHQKELERNMLEDKLNDKISHRPNPEDLVKEGVLREDPRSAEQKYEEAIEDEYAKREGGA encoded by the exons ATGTCGGAATCTGAGGAGCAAAAGCCACAGCAGGTTGACGAAACCCCTATTTCGCCCATTAGACCGGACGCCGCGCGGAAGAATTCGCTCGAGAATCACCTGATGCACCGACCTAATCGCACCGAGCTCGTTGAAA GTGGGATATTTCACAACCGAACAAAGAACTTAAACATCTTTCGAACAGAAAATATTCTACCAGCCTCGTCTGCCGCGCCTGGACTACTTGCACACCAGAAGGAG CTTGAAAGAAACATGCTTGaagacaagctcaacgacAAGATTTCGCACCGCCCAAACCCGGAAGATCTGGTTAAAGAAGGCGTTCTACGCGAAGATCCCCGGTCTGCGGAGCAAAAGTATGAGGAAGCAATTGAAGATGAGTACGCGAAGCGCGAGGGTGGTGCTTAA
- a CDS encoding myosin-1 (similar to Aspergillus terreus NIH2624 XP_001216380.1) yields MGISRRPKDKAARNAQSGASGSQGAGGGRPKKATFEATKKKEIGVSDLTLLSKVSNEAINDNLKKRFEGAEIYTYIGHVLVSVNPFRDLGIYTDQVLESYKGKNRLEMPPHVFAIAESAYYNMKAYHDNQCVIISGESGAGKTEAAKRIMQYIANVSGEQSGDIKKIKEMVLATNPLLESFGNAKTLRNNNSSRFGKYLQIYFNSTGEPVGADITNYLLEKSRVVGQIANERNFHIFYQFTKGAPKQYQELFGIQKPETYVYTSRSKCFDVDGIDDVADFQDTLSAMKIIGLSQAEQDEIFRMLAAILWIGNIQFHEDDGGYAAVADQSVVDFVAYLMEVTPDQLIHAITIRILTPRNGEVIESPSNPAQATATRDALAKAIYNNLFDWIVERINKSLKSRQATANTIGILDIYGFEIFEKNSFEQLCINYVNEKLQQIFIQLTLKTEQEEYAREKIQWTPIKYFDNKVVCELIEQIRPPGIFSAMKDATKTAHADPAACDRTFMQSINGMSHAHLTPRQGSFIVKHYAGDVSYTVDGITDKNKDQLLKGLLNLFQHSGNQFVHTLFPHQVDQDNRKQPPSAGDRIRTSANALVDTLMKCQPSYIRTIKPNENKSPSEYNSPNVLHQIKYLGLQENVRIRRAGFAYRQSFDKFVERFFLLSPSTSYAGEYTWQGSNEDAVKQILKDTSIPKEEWQLGVTKAFIKSPETLFALEHMRDRYWHNMATRIQRMWRAYLAYRAESATRIQRMWRKKRTGAEYLQLRDQGHRLLQGRKERRRMSLLGSRRFLGDYLGVNATAGPGAQIRNAANIGSNERVMFSCRGEILEAKFGRSSKPSPRLIVVTNSKFYIIAQLLTNGHFQISVERVIPLGAIKFIGTSTSRDDWFSLGVGSAQEADPLMNCVLKTEMFTQMQRVMPGGFNLKIGDVIEYAKKPNKFQQVKVAKDSQQPVDFYKSGAIHTQQGEPPNSVSRPMPKAKPVPPRPITRGKLIKPGGPGGRPSRLTGNRTAQPKLGGGGVRTVPQPPAALAAPSAAAGNASTPVTANKPLPIHTRNQHSTSGGANRAPPPPPPAAAPAAPAKPRIMAKVLYDFNGQRDNELSIKAGDMLEIVQKENNGWWLAKNDHGQAWVPAAYVEEQATPAPRPPPAPPAAKSKPTPPAPPAKRPAAGRKPGELGQRDSGLGLNGASSSDGSRSTTPTPSLGGSLADALLARKNAMQRDKEDDDW; encoded by the exons ATG GGTATTTCCAGGCGTCCGAAGGACAAAGCTGCCCGTAATGCCCAGTCAGGCGCATCAGGATCCCAAGGGGCTGGCGGGGGTAGACCAAAAAAAGCCACATTTGAAGcgaccaaaaagaaggagatCGGAGTCtctgacttgactttgctgaGCAAGGTCTCcaatgaagccatcaacgacaacctGAAGAAGCGATTCGAAGGCGCCGAGATTTACACATATATCGGCCATGTACTGGTCTCAGTGAACCCGTTTCGCGATCTCGGCATCTATACCGACCAAGTCCTCGAAAGCTACAAAGGGAAAAACCGGCTAGAAATGCCGCCGCACGTTTTCGCCATCGCTGAATCTGCTTACTATAATATGAAAGCCTATCACGATAACCAGTGTGTAATCATTTCTGGTGAATCAGGTGCGGGCAAAACCGAGGCGGCCAAGCGCATCATGCAATACATCGCGAACGTCTCTGGAGAGCAGTCGGGCGATatcaagaagatcaaggaaATGGTCCTCGCGACCAACCCCCTACTGGAGTCATTTGGCAATGCAAAAACACTACGAAACAATAACTCATCGCGATTTGGCAAGTATCTTCAAATATACTTCAACTCAACTGGCGAACCGGTTGGTGCGGATATTACGAATTATTTGCTTGAAAAATCCCGTGTTGTCGGTCAGATCGCAAATGAAAGAAACTTTCATATATTTTACCAGTTCACGAAAGGCGCGCCGAAACAATATCAGGAACTTTTCGGGATccagaaaccagaaacaTACGTCTATACAAGCCGATCAAAGTGCTTTGACGTGGATGGCATAGACGACGTTGCAGATTTTCAAGACACACTTAGCGCCATGAAGATCATTGGCCTTAGCCAAGCTGAGCAAGATGAAATATTCCGCATGCTGGCTGCCATCCTGTGGATCGGTAACATACAGTTTCATGAGGATGACGGCGGTTATGCTGCGGTTGCGGATCAGTCAGTTGTAGACTTTGTTGCATACCTGATGGAGGTGACACCGGATCAACTGATCCATGCCATCACAATTCGCATCCTGACACCACGAAATGGCGAGGTTATCGAGTCCCCCAGCAATCCAGCACAGGCAACCGCTACTCGTGATGCATTGGCCAAAGCCATCTACAACAATCTTTTTGACTGGATCGTGGAGCGGATCAACAAGTCTCTGAAATCGAGACAAGCCACGGCAAACACTATCGGTATCCTGGACATCTACGGATTTGAAATATTCGAGAAAAATAGCTTTGAGCAACTTTGCATAAATTACGTCAATGAGAAGCTTCAGCAAATCTTCATCCAGCTGACGCTCAAGACGGAGCAGGAAGAATACGCTCGTGAGAAGATTCAATGGACGCCAATCAAATATTTTGACAACAAAGTCGTCTGTGAATTGATTGAACAGATCAGACCACCTGGGATCTTCTCTGCGATGAAGGATGCGACCAAGACCGCGCATGCTGACCCTGCAGCCTGTGATCGGACATTTATGCAAAGTATAAATGGCATGTCTCACGCCCATTTGACCCCTCGTCAAGGAAGCTTCATTGTCAAGCACTATGCGGGAGATGTCTCGTATACAGTTGATGGTATCACCGATAAAAACAAGGATCAATTACTGAAAGGACTACTCAACCTCTTCCAGCACAGTGGCAATCAGTTCGTGCATACACTTTTTCCTCATCAAGTTGACCAAGACAATAGAAAGCAGCCACCATCCGCAGGCGATAGAATTCGTACCTCAGCAAATGCATTGGTAGACACACTGATGAAATGCCAACCTTCGTACATACGGACAATCAAACCGAATGAGAACAAGTCACCGAGCGAATACAACAGCCCCAACGTTCTTCACCAGATCAAGTATTTAGGACTGCAGGAGAATGTTCGCATCCGGCGAGCTGGCTTTGCGTATCGCCAGTCCTTCGACAAGTTTGTTGAGCGCTTCTTCCTTCTATCTCCATCTACTTCGTATGCAGGCGAGTACACATGGCAAGGCTCGAACGAAGATGCGGTAAAACAGATTCTGAAAGACACCAGCATCCCAAAAGAAGAGTGGCAACTTGGCGTAACTAAAGCATTTATTAAGTCACCGGAAACTCTCTTTGCTCTGGAGCACATGCGAGACAGGTATTGGCATAATATGGCCACCCGCATTCAGAGAATGTGGCGTGCATATCTTGCTTACCGCGCTGAATCTGCAACCCGTATTCAGCGCATGTGGAGGAAGAAACGAACAGGTGCGGAGTACCTTCAACTACGCGACCAAGGACATAGGCTTCTCCAAGGCCGCAAAGAACGCAGACGGATGAGCCTCTTAGGATCTCGAAGATTTCTTGGTGACTACCTCGGGGTTAATGCGACTGCCGGACCGGGCGCCCAGATTCGAAATGCTGCTAATATTGGATCGAACGAACGAGTCATGTTCTCCTGTCGCGGAGAAATCTTGGAGGCAAAGTTTGGACGATCTAGCAAGCCTAGCCCCCGTCTTATTGTCGTTACGAATAGCAAGTTCTATATCATCGCTCAGTTGCTCACCAATGGCCACTTTCAGATTTCGGTAGAACGGGTCATCCCCCTCGGGGCTATCAAGTTCATTGGCACGTCTACTTCTCGAGATGACTGGTTCTCTCTTGGAGTTGGCTCGGCCCAGGAGGCTGATCCTCTGATGAATTGTGTTCTGAAGACTGAAATGTTTACTCAAATGCAGCGTGTCATGCCTGGCGGCTTCAACCTCAAAATAGGGGACGTCATTGAGTATGCCAAAAAGCCAAACAAGTTCCAGCAAGTGAAGGTGGCTAAGGACTCCCAACAACCCGTGGACTTTTACAAGAGTGGTGCGATTCATACGCAACAAGGGGAACCACCTAATTCAGTATCACGgccgatgccaaaagccaaaCCTGTACCGCCTCGGCCAATTACTAGGGGGAAACTTATCAAGCCGGGAGGACCAGGTGGTAGACCATCACGGCTCACAGGAAACCGGACTGCCCAGCCAaagcttggaggaggaggtgtAAGAACAGTACCTCAACCCCCAGCTGCTCTTGCGGCACCATCTGCTGCGGCGGGTAATGCTTCAACCCCTGTTACAGCCAACAAGCCTCTTCCGATTCACACGAGAAATCAACATAGCACAAGTGGTGGAGCAAATCGagcaccacctccaccgccgcctGCCGCAGCTCCCGCAGCTCCCGCCAAGCCcagaatcatggccaaggttTTATACGATTTCAACGGCCAGCGAGATAATGAACTGTCTATCAAAGCAGGAGACATGTTGGAAATCGTTCAAAAGGAAAACAATG GCTGGTGGCTGGCGAAGAACGATCATGGACAAGCCTGGGTTCCGGCAGCTTATGTTGAAGAACAGGCAACACCAGCCCCAAGGCCGCCTCCAGCACCGCCTGCTGCCAAATCGAAACCAACGCCACCAGCACCTCCAGCAAAGCGTCCAGCCGCGGGACGAAAGCCCGGAGAGCTTGGACAGCGTGATTCCGGCCTTGGGTTGAACGGAGCTAGCAGCTCAGATGGCAGCCGCAGCACAACCCCTACCCCAAGTCTGGGGGGTAGCTTAGCCGATGCATTGCTGGCAAGAAAAAACGCCATGCAGCGAGATAAAGAGGATGATGACTGGTAA
- a CDS encoding DHHC zinc finger domain-containing protein (similar to Metarhizium robertsii ARSEF 23 XP_007816748.2), translating to MLATTVKSWLFNCTMIESWQIERHDAVMERGGRDWWDVVGSDGKKIRVERVEFPYDLGIYANMSQAMGTANFLLWLLPFSGNPKVCKDKSSLGWSWEENGFNRKEGMWPPPDPEKIRRENREWPAARRNYEAELKDMGLMSPEEQKLAFRERQSQDFERRKHLLAELEEVDDHGNLNDDSDINGSDGEHIWENNDGERLGDYGVDEDTDGDAAFTTYDEDVPLAELLRRRRVLRIDDVG from the coding sequence ATGCTTGCAACAACGGTGAAGAGTTGGTTGTTCAACTGCACGATGATTGAGAGTTGGCAAATAGAACGCCATGATGCAGTGATGGAACGAGGGGGACGAGACTGGTGGGATGTGGTCGGTTCGGATGGGAAGAAAATCCGGGTTGAAAGGGTTGAGTTCCCCTATGACCTCGGCATTTACGCTAATATGTCCCAGGCAATGGGAACAGCAAACTTCTTGCTGTGgcttttgcctttctcgGGTAACCCGAAGGTATGCAAGGATAAATCTAGCCTCGGGTGGTCTTGGGAGGAAAACGGGTTCAATCGAAAGGAGGGCATGTGGCCCCCTCCTGACCCCGAAAAGATTCGACGTGAAAACAGAGAGTGGCCCGCGGCACGCAGAAATTATGAAGCTGAACTGAAGGATATGGGACTCATGTCCCCGGAAGAGCAAAAACTGGCCTTCCGAGAGCGCCAATCACAGGATTTCGAGAGAAGAAAGCACCTGTTGGCAGAACTGGAAGAGGTTGACGACCACGGCAATCTGAACGATGATAGCGATATAAATGGCTCTGATGGAGAACATATTTGGGAGAATAATGATGGTGAGAGGTTGGGAGACTacggtgttgatgaggatACGGACGGTGACGCCGCCTTCACCACATACGATGAGGATGTCCCACTTGCCGAGCTCCTTCGCCGGAGAAGAGTCTTGCGCATTGACGACGTAGGCTAA